The sequence below is a genomic window from Pseudothermotoga sp..
AAAAAGCTCATGAAGGGTGAAGGAAGCGGTAGAGTTGTGAGGTGACATTTTGAATGGCTATCTATTCAGTGGAGAGAGCACTGAAAGTCCTAGAGTATGTTGTTTCCAAAAAGAGCGGGGTGAGGGTACGCGATATCGCACAATTTTTGAACCTCACAGCTCCTGCTGCATTCAAGCATCTGGAAACTTTGGTGAAATGTGGTTACATATTCAAAGACCCCTACACACACAGATACTTCGCGTCCTACAAAGTGGTCGAGCTGGGAAGTATAGTACTCAGAAACATGGAGGTTCGTGAGATTGCCCATCCTCTGCTCGTCGATTTAATGGAAAGGACAGGTATGACAGTTCATTTCGCGCTCAAAGATGGTTACGAAGGAGTTTATGTGGACAAAGTGGAGAGCGCCAAGACCATCCCTACCGTGTCTAGAATAGGTATGAGGATGAGGCTCTATTCGACCGGCTTTGGAAAGGCCATTTTGGCGTTCCTCAGCGAAGAAGAATTGGAAGAGTTCTTAAAGAATGTTCAGCTCAACAAGTGCACACCCAACACGATCACGGACACCGAGAGACTCAAACGAGAACTTGCTCTGGTGAGAGAAAAAGGTTATGCCGTCGACAACGAAGAAAACGAATACGGTGTGAAGTGCGTTGGAGCCCCGGTTTTTGATTATACTGGAAAGGTCGTTGGTGCCATAAGTGTCACTGCCGCAGCAGGATTGCTCAACGAAGAAACCATACCGAAGATAGCCCAAGAAGTTGTGTATACAGCAAAAGAAATTTCAAAAAAGCTTGGTGCTTAAAAGAGCAGCCCCAAGGGGGCTGCTTCTTATTTAGATTTCAATTTTTCTTCTATCGCTTGGTACATCTCCAGCATGACCTGCTTGTCCGTCAATATCCTTCTGTGACCCACTTCTGGAACTATCTTTACGTATCCACCGTAATGAGGTTCGGTCTTGTCGAGAAATTCTTTCAACGAATAGACAGCGTTTTCCAAGAAATAACTATCCCTTCCACCTGCAAGGATGTGGATCTTGCCTTTGAGTTTGCCAGCAAGTTTGGACCAATTTTCTTTCAGATACAGATAGATATCGAACCTTTTCCACTTTTCGGCGACCTTATGGTCTATTTCTCCAGTCACTTTGTCCCAGATCTTCAGCGGTAAGCCATCAACACCCTTAGGACTGAACACAGCTTGCCAACTATCCCACTGTCCACCGGAAGTTCCATGTGGTCCCATCACGTACTCCATCCAATTTTCCTGTCTTATTGTGAACACCGTATCGCCTTTCGCATCCCTCTTGCTCGGTCTTTCTACACGGTAGAAACCGTAGTCTTTGAAGTAAGCGTTTTTGTCCTCATAGATATTGACCACTTGGAATGATCTGAAGTCTACAGGATCTGGTATCTGCGACCAGCACCCTCCGAAGAAGTCCGGATAGAACACCTGCAAAGCCAATGACACCCATCCACCAGTGGAACCTCCGTCCAGTAACCTCGCCCACGGCTGTGGTATGGCTCTGAAGTGCTGTTCTATGTAGGGTATCAGCTCTTTCATCAGTGCGTCCGCATAAGGTCCATTGTTCTCCGAATTCATCCAGTAACAATCTCCGAATGGAGCCTCACTGTCCAGTTGAACATAGATGAACTTCGGTGTGTCCTCCTCGAACCACATCTTGTAGAAACTCGAGCCTTCTTTCATGAGATTGAGAACGCGAGTGTACCTTGTTCCAAAACCACCTATGTTGTACCTCACGGGATAGAAATCGCTCGTTTTGTGGTAATCTCGCGGTAGGATGATTCCCGCCCTCAAGTAGATGTCATCGCCCCAAAATTCACTCAGAATCTCACTTTTTATCTTTACGAATTTCACTAAATCTGTATCGGCAGGCAATTCTTCCTCAGGGATTTGGTTGCTCAACGAGAGTTTCACACTCGCTTTTTTGGGATCGACGTAACTGTAAACAACGTTGCTGTAAAGGTTTCCAGGGGCTTCCCAGAACTGAAAATACTTGTGAATTGTCACCACGGAACCATCGGATCTGTGAAAAGTCTTGTAGAAATCAAAGAGTGCTTGCACATAGTAAAATCCTGGAGCCAAGTCGGAAAGTTTTTCCACAGGATAACCTAGAGTGTCAGCATCGAGTGAGACTGTTCTATCACTATTGAGACCTTCGACACTCGTGGCGAAGAAAATGGACGGAGCATCACCCCATCCAAACTGAAACCTCGGTTCTTCCGTACCATCCTTAGTGAGGATCACGAACAATCTGCCAACGGTATCGAGCGGAACAGAATCTGGAAACTTCACGGTGAAAACATTACCCAAAACGGCGAGAGAGCAGAGAATCGCTAGAAAGAGAGCAAGTGCTTTTCTCATCGTCATCCCTCCCTTTGGTTTTCAACCAATATACACCAGAGGGAGGAATTTGTCAAGCCTTCTTGTCGAACTTCACTTTGTGATACCGTACTTCTTGATCTTGTAGCAAAGCGTTTTGTAATTCAAACCTAAGATGAAAGCAGTCTTCTTTCGATTCCAGTTACACTTTTCAAGGGCGTTCTTTATCGTTCGCTTCTCTATGCTTTCGACGATCCTTTTCACGTATTCTGGTAATTTCGTTTCTTCGCTGACTCTGGTTGAAACATAGTTCGCAAAGTAACTTATCACGTCGAGGTCTGCAGCGTACATGTGAACGACCTTGACGAGTTCCTCGGTGTTACCTGGCCAGTCGTATTTCAAGAAGAGGTTCATGATCTCTTCATTGGGAAATTTGATGGGTATGTATCTGTGCTTTTGATGTATGGAAGAGAGAATCCAATCAACCATGTACGGAATATCGTTCTTCCTCTCCCTCAAAGGAGGTATGTGAACATTGTGAAAACCCTCGACGGGACATTCACTCAACACAACCGTTTTTCTTCTACCGTTCAGGTTCACCTCGTACATGCCTTCCTCGAGTTGCACATACTTGCCAGCAGAAAAATATTCGAGATAGGCGAGCAACTGTACACCTCTTTCTGCAACCAGTGCGATCGCTTGAAAATCGTTGTCACGCAATTTCTGAAGTCTCCTCAGAACTTCGTGAGCAACAACGCCTTGAAGCTCGGCAAAACTGTACAATACTTCATGCTTCTTCTTCAATTCTTCAAGTTCATCCTTGGTTTCAAGATATTTGATGGCCATCAGTAAGCCATCCACTGAATTCACAAAGATAGTCATGGGACTGTCGAATTTTTTCGGTCCCATAACGACATCCCAGAATTCCTCTAATAACTTTTTCTCGTAACTTTTTTCGTCATAAACGTCGATGAGAAGTTTTTCTCTGCTCGACGAAAGTTCAATGTTACTCAAAACATGTGAAGGTAGAAGAACTTTTATCATGATTCACCCTCACTCACAGCACACGCCATTGCTATCGAGAGCAATTTGCTCTCCGCAGTGTCAGCCCTCGAAACGAGCACTACGGGAACCTTGGCACCGACCACAATACCGGCTATCCTTCCCGATGCGAAGTAGATCGCAGACTTGCCGAGGAAATTTCCAGAATGAATGTCTGGTACCACTAAGAGATCGGCACAACCTGCGACTGGGCTCTTGATACCCTTAACTTCAGCAGCCCTCAGATTCAAAGCGTTGTCCAAACCCAAAGGCCCATCGATCACGCAACCCTTTATCTCTCCGCGCTGGTTCATCTTCGCAATGATTGCAGCTTCCATAGTTTCCGGCATCGATGGTGTAACCGTCTCAACAGCACATATCAGAGCAACTTTCGGTGTTTTATAACCTAGTTTAATCAAAACGTCAACAGCGTTGTTGATCACTTTCACTTTTTCCTCGAGAGACGGTCTTATGACTATCCCACCATCCGTTATGAACACTACTTTATCCAGTGCTGGGACTTCAACTGCCGCAAGATGTGTTAAAAGACCGCTTCCTCTGAGTCCCCAATCTTTGTTCAATACAGCTTTCAAGAGAGTGGATGTTTTCACCAAACCTTTGAGCAAAATCCCTGCCTTCTTCGAGGAAACAAGCTTGACACCTTTTTCACAAGACTCTGCTTCGTCTCTACTGTCAACGAGTTCAAAGTCTCCCAAAGAATCTAGTTTTTTAATCTTCTCAAGATTTCCTACAAGAAAAGTTCGATCTATCAACCCTTCTTTTTTCGCCATAGAAGCTGCTTCAACTGCTTCTTCGTCCTCTGCACCCACAACGACTAGATTCTTTTTACCTTTCTCTTTCGCTTTTTCAATCAATTCACTCAGATACCTCATGGTCTCCAATCCTTCCCTGCCATTGCAACGTAGACGATCGCCATGATTGTGTTGAAGACGACAGGATATTCATTGTGAACGAATCTGATCGTTCGACCATCCAAACGTTCTATTCCCGGTATCAACTCAGCTAAATCTGCATAGACTGTGTCCTTCATTTCAATCATCAGCTCAACTGGACTGTCGAACTTATAGAGTGGAAGCTCATCTCTTGGAATCCCTGCTGCCTGACTCGCGGTGTTCCTTATACTCTCAAACAGTTGCTTCTTTGGTTTCATGACAGCAGCGTATCTACCAAGACCTGTCTTCGTGCCAACGAAAAGGTATTTTCCAACCAACTCTCCTTTCAATTCTTTTTCAAGTGCCTCATCGCCAACGATCATACAAACGGGCACTCCATGGTGAGCAGCGAAAGCTGCGTTTATCAAAGCTTCGTTCATCCTTTTTTTATTGATCCAGATGTTGTGTATCAGCGAACTTGAGTAGGTGTGATCCATGATACCATTCTTTGTACCAATCCCAGCGTGATAACCAAGAAAGATGACTCTATCGAAACTTCCATCCAATCCGCTCATCATGTAGTTTTTTCTGATAGGACCATGCACGAGACTGACCCTGTCGAATTCTTCACATATTTTATAGGGAATAGCTGTACCATCCCCATGAGAATCCGAGATCAACACGTGTTCGATTTTCACTCCAGATGAGAACAGGCCTTCAAGCAGTGGTTTCAAATGCTCGTACAAAACCTCAGAGGATTCTTTCTTACCAGTGTCAACTTCACTCCACGTGGCAATTCCTGCCAAGCCTTCCATATCAACAGAGATGTAAACTTTCATTCGTTTCCCTCCCCCTTACTCTCTACCTTCTCGAATCATACCACGAACAACGATTCAAGATGGTATCATTTGTATTGGTGATCGAGTTGATCTTCGTTGATCCAAATTGGACGATTCCAATATCACTCACTGGAAATGCTTGCTTTGTAAACTGTAGTCACTGTGGAGGACATTATCTAGCACACATGAAAACGCTGCAAGACTTGGACCGATTCGCAGCTAAAGGATACAAAAGTTTTCTTATAAGTGGTGGTTTGGAAAAGGACCTGCTAGTTCCTTTTATGAACTATTTGAGTTTGTTGAGGGATTTGAAAGGGCGGTACAAACTCGTCTACAATTTCCACGTTGGTTTCCCACAAAAACGCTTGGAGGAGATAGAAGATCTCGCGGACATCGTGAGCTTCGATTTTTTTACCGATCCTTCCGTCATGGAAGCTGTATACGGATTTTCCATCGATCCTTTTCACTTGCTTAAAGCTATCGAAACAACCAAAGTTCCGGCCATTCCACATATCACGATTGGAATATTCAAAGGACGCATCTCTCAAGAACATCAAGCTTTGGAGTTACTCTCACAACGATTCAACAGCATCGTTTTGAACGTGTTCGTCCCTACCCCAGCTACGAAATTCGCTGGATTTCCCCCACCGAACCTCGCCGAAGTGAGGGAGATATTCGAACACGCACGTGAGAAATTCAAATTCATCGCCTTAGGTTGCATGCAACCCAAAGGTCAATACAGACGACTACTTCAACAAGTCGTGAAACCTTTTGTAGATGTCATTGTGAAACCCCTGAGCAAGGTTGAAGTGAACTTCAAAGGCTGCTGTGCGTTTCTACTTTCGAAAATTTCAAAATCGGAGGTGGTGACGAATGTACGATAAAGATCAGCTCAAACGTATCAACGAAGCCTTTGAATTGTGGCAAAACCAAGTGGAAAACGATTTGAAAAAGTTACCCGAAAGGAAAGAAAAGTTCTTGTCAAGCTCGGGTTATGAACTTAAAAGGTGTTACACACCCCTCGACGTATCAGATTTGGATTATTTGAATGATCTGGGACTACCTGGTGAATATCCATACACCCGCGGTGTTCAGAGAACGATGTACAGAGGTAGATTTTGGACCATGAGGCAATACGCCGGATTCGGTACAGCGGAAGAAACCAACAAGCGTTTTAAATATCTACTCCAACAGGGCCAGACAGGCCTCTCCGTGGCGTTCGATCTTCCAACGCAAATCGGTTATGATTCAGACCATCCACTCGCAGAAGGTGAAGTGGGGCGCGTTGGAGTTGCAGTGGATTCTCTAAAAGATATAGAAATCCTTTTCGATGGTATTCCTTTGAAAGACGTCAGCACATCGATGACCATAAACTCCACTGCGGTAATCCTGTTGAGCATGTACGCTGTGGCGGCACAAAAGCAGGGAGCAAAACTGGATGAACTGAGAGGCACGATACAGAACGATATACTGAAAGAATACATCGCCAGAGGTACATACATATTCCCTCCAGAACCTTCGATGAAAATCGTCACTGATATATTCGAATTCTGTTCGAAATACATGCCGAAGTGGAACACGATAAGCATCAGTGGTTATCACATCAGAGAAGCCGGTGCAAACGCGGTGCAAGAACTTGCTTTTACCTTCGCCGATGCGATCGCTTACGTCGAGGCAGCCATGAAGTCTGGGCTAGATCCAAACGTGTTTGGAAGACAACTCTCTTTCTTCTTCGCTGCTCACAACAACTTTCTGGAAGAAATCGCCAAATTCAGAGCGGCCAGAAGAATCTGGGCGAAGATCATGAAAGAACGGTTCAAAGTCACCAACCAAGAGGCATTGAGATTGAGATTCCACACCCAAACAGCTGGTTCCACACTCACAGCGCAGCAGCCGTTGAACAACATCGTTCGTGTGGCGATACAAGCGCTCGCCGCCGTACTGGGTGGCACTCAGTCACTGCATACCAATTCTTACGATGAAGCTCTTGGTCTACCGACAGAACAATCTGTTCAGGTAGCCCTCAGAACCCAGCAAATTATCGCGTACGAGTCGGGAGTGGCAGACACGATCGATCCATTGGCTGGATCCTTCGCGATCGAAGCTCTGACGAACCAAATAGAAGAGCGAGTTTGGGAGTATCTTGAAAAGATCGATTCACTGGGCGGCATGGTCCGAGCGATAGAGCTCGGTTACGTGCAGAAAGAAATACACAAAAGTGCCTATGAGCAACAACTTGCTGTGGAGAAAGGTGAACAAATCGTAGTCGGTGTGAACGCTTTTCAAACTAGTGAAGAAAAACCCGTAGAGAACATTTTGAAGGTTGATCCTGAGCTTGAAGAGAAGCAGAAAGAAGCCCTCAGGCAGCTGCGAAAGCAAAGAGACAACACCGCCGTTCGTGGCGCCCTGAGTGAACTGAAGAAGGCTGCTCAGGAAGGTAAGAATATAGTTCCCTATGTGCTTGAAGCTGTGAAATGCTATGCGACTCTGGGTGAGATAACGGACGTGCTGAGAGAAGTGTACGGTGAATACACCGAAAGTACGTTGATTTGATGGGGGTGAATGAAATGAAAAAATACAGAATATTGATCGCAAAACCTGGCTTGGATGGACACGATCGCGGAGCAAAGGTGGTTGCACACGCCCTGCGGGACGCAGGTTTCGAGGTGATATACACTGGCCTCAGGCAAACGCCCGAACAGATTGTGAGAACAGCTATTCAAGAAGATGTTCATCTGATAGGTCTCTCCATCCTTTCTGGTGCGCATCTCCAACTTTCAAAAAAAATCATTGAGCTCATGAAGAAAGAAGGAATAGGTGATATACCTGTGTTCGTTGGAGGCATCATTCCACCTGACGACGTTCCAAGGTTGCTCGAAATAGGTGTAACTAGGGTCTTTGGCCCTGGAACACCCCTCTCGAAGATCGTTCAGGAAGTGAGGAATGTACTGGAAGGAGTGACGAGCGCGAGTGGATCATAAACACATAGCCAAGTTGATAACACGCATAGAGAACGAGCCAGAAAAAGCAAGGGAAATCTTGAAAAATTTACCTAAGCGTGTTGTACCGGTGATTGGATTCACGGGCAGCCCAGGTGTTGGTAAGAGCACGTTACTCGATCAAATCATCGGTAAGATCAGGTCTAAGGGAAAAACGGTGGCCGTCGTCGCGGTTGATCCCTCCAGCCCGTTCACACAGGGTGCCTTTCTGGCTGACAGAGTCAGGATGAAGAGACACTATCTCGATGAAGGTGTGTTCATCAGGAGCATGGCCTCCCGAGGAGCCCTGGGCGGACTGAACGAGAGCATATATGACGTTGTGGAACTGCTGGAATCGAGCGGATTC
It includes:
- a CDS encoding IclR family transcriptional regulator, with protein sequence MAIYSVERALKVLEYVVSKKSGVRVRDIAQFLNLTAPAAFKHLETLVKCGYIFKDPYTHRYFASYKVVELGSIVLRNMEVREIAHPLLVDLMERTGMTVHFALKDGYEGVYVDKVESAKTIPTVSRIGMRMRLYSTGFGKAILAFLSEEELEEFLKNVQLNKCTPNTITDTERLKRELALVREKGYAVDNEENEYGVKCVGAPVFDYTGKVVGAISVTAAAGLLNEETIPKIAQEVVYTAKEISKKLGA
- a CDS encoding alpha/beta hydrolase-fold protein, which gives rise to MRKALALFLAILCSLAVLGNVFTVKFPDSVPLDTVGRLFVILTKDGTEEPRFQFGWGDAPSIFFATSVEGLNSDRTVSLDADTLGYPVEKLSDLAPGFYYVQALFDFYKTFHRSDGSVVTIHKYFQFWEAPGNLYSNVVYSYVDPKKASVKLSLSNQIPEEELPADTDLVKFVKIKSEILSEFWGDDIYLRAGIILPRDYHKTSDFYPVRYNIGGFGTRYTRVLNLMKEGSSFYKMWFEEDTPKFIYVQLDSEAPFGDCYWMNSENNGPYADALMKELIPYIEQHFRAIPQPWARLLDGGSTGGWVSLALQVFYPDFFGGCWSQIPDPVDFRSFQVVNIYEDKNAYFKDYGFYRVERPSKRDAKGDTVFTIRQENWMEYVMGPHGTSGGQWDSWQAVFSPKGVDGLPLKIWDKVTGEIDHKVAEKWKRFDIYLYLKENWSKLAGKLKGKIHILAGGRDSYFLENAVYSLKEFLDKTEPHYGGYVKIVPEVGHRRILTDKQVMLEMYQAIEEKLKSK
- a CDS encoding bifunctional enoyl-CoA hydratase/phosphate acetyltransferase, coding for MRYLSELIEKAKEKGKKNLVVVGAEDEEAVEAASMAKKEGLIDRTFLVGNLEKIKKLDSLGDFELVDSRDEAESCEKGVKLVSSKKAGILLKGLVKTSTLLKAVLNKDWGLRGSGLLTHLAAVEVPALDKVVFITDGGIVIRPSLEEKVKVINNAVDVLIKLGYKTPKVALICAVETVTPSMPETMEAAIIAKMNQRGEIKGCVIDGPLGLDNALNLRAAEVKGIKSPVAGCADLLVVPDIHSGNFLGKSAIYFASGRIAGIVVGAKVPVVLVSRADTAESKLLSIAMACAVSEGES
- a CDS encoding M55 family metallopeptidase, with protein sequence MKVYISVDMEGLAGIATWSEVDTGKKESSEVLYEHLKPLLEGLFSSGVKIEHVLISDSHGDGTAIPYKICEEFDRVSLVHGPIRKNYMMSGLDGSFDRVIFLGYHAGIGTKNGIMDHTYSSSLIHNIWINKKRMNEALINAAFAAHHGVPVCMIVGDEALEKELKGELVGKYLFVGTKTGLGRYAAVMKPKKQLFESIRNTASQAAGIPRDELPLYKFDSPVELMIEMKDTVYADLAELIPGIERLDGRTIRFVHNEYPVVFNTIMAIVYVAMAGKDWRP
- a CDS encoding radical SAM protein, encoding MVSFVLVIELIFVDPNWTIPISLTGNACFVNCSHCGGHYLAHMKTLQDLDRFAAKGYKSFLISGGLEKDLLVPFMNYLSLLRDLKGRYKLVYNFHVGFPQKRLEEIEDLADIVSFDFFTDPSVMEAVYGFSIDPFHLLKAIETTKVPAIPHITIGIFKGRISQEHQALELLSQRFNSIVLNVFVPTPATKFAGFPPPNLAEVREIFEHAREKFKFIALGCMQPKGQYRRLLQQVVKPFVDVIVKPLSKVEVNFKGCCAFLLSKISKSEVVTNVR
- a CDS encoding methylmalonyl-CoA mutase family protein translates to MYDKDQLKRINEAFELWQNQVENDLKKLPERKEKFLSSSGYELKRCYTPLDVSDLDYLNDLGLPGEYPYTRGVQRTMYRGRFWTMRQYAGFGTAEETNKRFKYLLQQGQTGLSVAFDLPTQIGYDSDHPLAEGEVGRVGVAVDSLKDIEILFDGIPLKDVSTSMTINSTAVILLSMYAVAAQKQGAKLDELRGTIQNDILKEYIARGTYIFPPEPSMKIVTDIFEFCSKYMPKWNTISISGYHIREAGANAVQELAFTFADAIAYVEAAMKSGLDPNVFGRQLSFFFAAHNNFLEEIAKFRAARRIWAKIMKERFKVTNQEALRLRFHTQTAGSTLTAQQPLNNIVRVAIQALAAVLGGTQSLHTNSYDEALGLPTEQSVQVALRTQQIIAYESGVADTIDPLAGSFAIEALTNQIEERVWEYLEKIDSLGGMVRAIELGYVQKEIHKSAYEQQLAVEKGEQIVVGVNAFQTSEEKPVENILKVDPELEEKQKEALRQLRKQRDNTAVRGALSELKKAAQEGKNIVPYVLEAVKCYATLGEITDVLREVYGEYTESTLI
- a CDS encoding cobalamin B12-binding domain-containing protein, whose amino-acid sequence is MKKYRILIAKPGLDGHDRGAKVVAHALRDAGFEVIYTGLRQTPEQIVRTAIQEDVHLIGLSILSGAHLQLSKKIIELMKKEGIGDIPVFVGGIIPPDDVPRLLEIGVTRVFGPGTPLSKIVQEVRNVLEGVTSASGS